One region of Turicibacter bilis genomic DNA includes:
- a CDS encoding metallophosphoesterase family protein: protein MKIGVISDTHNVLRDDVLIYLKECDYIIHAGDVCKEEIIERLNEIANTFVVRGNNDKFEGLPDYLELEMNELLIYVVHDKKDIPKHVDNFDLVIYGHSHKYEYEVKDGVVYLNPGGCGRRRFSLSLTMAIVTIEDKEIKVTRINLED, encoded by the coding sequence ATGAAAATTGGAGTGATTTCAGATACGCATAATGTTTTAAGAGATGATGTGTTAATCTATTTAAAAGAATGTGATTATATTATTCATGCTGGAGATGTTTGTAAAGAAGAGATCATTGAACGATTAAACGAGATCGCAAACACGTTTGTCGTACGTGGAAATAATGATAAATTTGAGGGCTTGCCTGATTATTTAGAGCTTGAGATGAATGAGTTGTTAATTTACGTGGTTCATGATAAAAAAGATATTCCTAAACATGTGGATAACTTTGATTTAGTGATTTATGGGCATTCTCATAAATATGAATATGAAGTGAAGGATGGGGTGGTCTATTTAAATCCAGGTGGTTGTGGACGACGACGCTTTTCCTTGTCATTGACGATGGCTATTGTTACGATAGAAGATAAGGAAATAAAGGTGACACGAATTAATCTTGAAGATTAA
- a CDS encoding zinc ribbon domain-containing protein YjdM, whose translation MSALPNCPKCNSEYTYEDGSMLVCPMCAHEWSPAAEAEAAEANVIRDANGNILADGDTVTVIKDLKVKGSSSAIKQGTKVKGIRLVHDSANGHDIDCKIDGFGAMSLKSEFVKKI comes from the coding sequence ATGTCAGCTTTACCAAATTGCCCTAAATGTAATTCAGAATATACATATGAAGATGGAAGCATGTTAGTTTGCCCAATGTGTGCTCATGAATGGAGCCCTGCTGCTGAGGCAGAAGCTGCAGAAGCAAACGTAATCCGTGATGCTAATGGAAACATCTTAGCTGATGGAGATACTGTTACAGTTATCAAAGATTTAAAAGTTAAAGGAAGTTCTTCAGCTATTAAGCAAGGAACTAAAGTTAAAGGAATCCGTTTAGTTCATGATTCAGCAAATGGTCATGATATCGATTGTAAAATTGATGGATTCGGAGCAATGAGCTTAAAATCTGAATTTGTTAAAAAAATCTAG
- a CDS encoding RsmF rRNA methyltransferase first C-terminal domain-containing protein, protein MSLPKDFLDKMQTLLKEEYEAFINSYEQEKSLGLRVNTLKTTLDQFETLNKFDLKSIPWVPEGYFYQQADRPGKHPYHEAGVYYIQEPSAMSVGTFVEAVPGEKVLDLCAAPGGKSTHVASQLQQEGLLITNEIYPQRAKILSQNIERMGIKNAVVVNESPQKLAKHFPSYFDRIVVDAPCSGEGMFRKDEVAQEEWSLENVRICADRQADILEEAATMLKPGGRIVYSTCTFAPEENEQAIGAFIESHPEFKIESMKAYEGFKPGRREWSNSEAEGIEETYRLWPHYIHGEGHYVAVLRKTEDAEFKEPKRQYVKPLNDKKKIQEFLMFAKVALVEVPKGDYVLFGDQLYIVPEEMLTFDKLKVVRAGWHLGTMKKNRFEPSHALALSLSPQDVKHSISFAADSDEIRAYLRGETIPFEGEKGWYLICVDGYSLGWAKLANNMLKNHYPKGLRWN, encoded by the coding sequence ATGTCGTTACCAAAAGACTTTTTAGATAAAATGCAGACGTTACTTAAAGAGGAGTATGAAGCGTTTATTAATAGCTATGAACAAGAGAAGTCTCTTGGGCTACGTGTTAATACATTAAAAACAACATTAGACCAGTTTGAAACATTAAATAAGTTTGATTTAAAATCAATTCCATGGGTCCCTGAAGGTTATTTTTATCAGCAAGCTGACCGTCCAGGCAAACATCCTTATCATGAAGCAGGTGTTTATTATATTCAAGAACCGAGTGCGATGTCAGTTGGGACTTTTGTTGAAGCTGTACCAGGTGAAAAAGTACTAGATTTATGTGCAGCTCCAGGTGGAAAAAGTACACATGTGGCTTCTCAGTTGCAGCAAGAAGGATTGTTAATCACGAATGAAATTTATCCACAGCGTGCTAAAATTCTTTCGCAAAACATTGAGCGCATGGGAATTAAAAATGCAGTTGTGGTTAACGAAAGCCCACAGAAATTAGCAAAGCATTTCCCTTCATATTTCGATCGTATCGTTGTTGACGCGCCATGTTCAGGAGAAGGAATGTTTAGAAAAGATGAAGTGGCACAAGAAGAATGGAGTTTAGAAAACGTTCGAATTTGTGCAGATCGTCAAGCTGATATTTTAGAAGAGGCTGCTACGATGTTAAAACCAGGCGGACGTATTGTTTATTCAACTTGTACGTTTGCACCAGAAGAAAATGAGCAAGCAATTGGCGCGTTTATTGAATCACATCCCGAATTTAAAATTGAATCGATGAAAGCTTATGAGGGCTTTAAACCGGGACGTCGTGAATGGTCAAATAGTGAGGCTGAAGGCATTGAAGAAACTTACCGTTTATGGCCACACTATATCCATGGGGAAGGACACTATGTTGCTGTATTAAGAAAAACAGAAGATGCTGAGTTTAAAGAGCCAAAACGTCAGTATGTGAAGCCATTAAATGATAAGAAGAAGATTCAAGAATTTTTAATGTTCGCGAAAGTTGCATTAGTTGAAGTTCCTAAAGGGGATTACGTGTTATTCGGTGATCAATTATATATTGTTCCAGAGGAGATGCTAACCTTTGATAAATTAAAAGTGGTTCGTGCTGGGTGGCATTTAGGAACAATGAAGAAAAATCGTTTTGAACCTTCACATGCCTTGGCGTTATCATTAAGTCCACAAGACGTGAAGCATTCTATCTCATTTGCAGCAGATAGTGATGAAATTCGTGCTTATTTACGCGGTGAGACAATTCCCTTTGAAGGAGAAAAGGGATGGTATTTAATTTGTGTCGATGGTTACTCACTAGGATGGGCTAAACTTGCAAACAATATGTTAAAGAATCATTATCCAAAAGGATTACGTTGGAATTAA